One Candidatus Gastranaerophilales bacterium DNA segment encodes these proteins:
- a CDS encoding filamentous hemagglutinin N-terminal domain-containing protein produces the protein MRKLLFSLRKVIASMLLLSFANFSLPALAATEIFQGGKDNFGAQVNDFGGANLNKNNNNNAQIGITGSGNTIIWDWLNVGAGKTLDFNFLNNGQVALNKVIGGSMSKFAGTLSTSGADGHLVISNPSGMLFMNGAIVNANSLTLTTHDATLDADKLTLDGTSSVNSQGIKIGGLGESTNAVVMRIANDLNIISNGIKIENADILAGNNVNLITADGVNFYAKSNKIPNITKSTNINALAFNAFNNNNKNITSSILVKDSAIAVKNNNTGKIYLVAKGNNSNIAVIDSAIDSKVAMEVTGDATFEVIGNLDLSGIDKGKHTSKVGGNLIAKTIDKTLNLKNNTTTWTTTTDFNNVQTATSYSGKGLINIANVVVQGDVTVDGAGVRLYNLAANNGKVTVNSTKDTVATASRSTVEKDYSITTQDSLVSSNTTNTASSSTTSNDFLHKSDAITKNMVNAGDILIDNTDSALSNVDAANKGEKFNSLKATADNNITITKLAVNNKSDLSAKNNININYLTSSGEVKTNSIRKTSIKNSDAVSILASAAELNVENVDVASKLQSKTSGNTTIKNLNKNKNSQNSSLKAEASNGNILVENITVAHDVDLDANNITWGGASSIIGGTVDLFAHQTIDISNLNIAGDLKMSAFSGADKYGKGVDVSNLVAKNITLNSKSAVVNFSNVTADSLTASAGWQFTLKNFDIKSAVITMTASKSYSGFDSRRNVTISELKNNNDMSLKVYDAHNITLSNVNIKDGKLNATGDITTGGYLVNTTGIADGSIFANHKTITNSTLTAGEIHANAAIVDKSYLTATKRNIYIGKGGQKSAVVSNSSLNAKNDISASGSSFENSNLVAGNDSKLQDTNLNKVSSKTAKIAFIGGADISNGSSVSAKSIAGFDGNRVDKVTNGIKLSNSSLETTENGINLTNAQFSGANIITSAGDIILDAAKASNLKSLDLTAKSDVELKNKTVLNNVKAAASNIILSDSNVGASELNAKDGKILILKDTFFHSGSVANAKDIQADHSYVKGSTINSTNFVSQNDNYIKENSIVNAKENLEIKNNSHIENSTLNSDNKVVIKKSSIKGKNQINAGTVDINNLDSWSLDTDIAIKSTNDTIIDKIATGNVNIESTDGNILIKNSTVRKNLKTKSNGIAIDDSSINGSAIIDAVGAVVINSSVLSDTNIATTGDITIKGVKTNGDLTITKADNVFISNSDKPAKTTDITIADLATGKTPINDYNDKKFTTSSFETIGLPFGNQYGDGAQITLIGGNLNISNANSVNVVNTTVIGDYMVKNITADANLITSYIGGSYAPVRETISGDANAYLSYIGSYSPYYVIPEVLSYSLDDVNRLKFGSDIDTIFRRQFSPRGFAAADDEIKSRIYQTVSTAKQGASNSIKLTKPFIAN, from the coding sequence ATGAGAAAATTGCTTTTTTCTTTGAGAAAAGTTATAGCATCGATGTTATTGTTATCGTTTGCTAATTTTAGTTTACCGGCGTTGGCTGCAACAGAAATATTCCAAGGCGGTAAAGATAATTTTGGAGCACAGGTCAATGATTTCGGAGGCGCTAATTTAAATAAAAATAATAACAATAATGCTCAAATTGGCATAACAGGTAGCGGAAATACTATAATTTGGGATTGGCTCAACGTCGGAGCAGGCAAAACTCTTGATTTTAATTTTTTAAACAACGGACAAGTTGCTTTGAATAAAGTCATTGGCGGAAGTATGTCCAAGTTTGCAGGTACCTTGTCCACTTCAGGTGCAGATGGGCATTTGGTAATCTCTAACCCTAGCGGTATGTTATTTATGAATGGTGCAATCGTTAATGCAAATTCATTAACATTGACAACTCATGACGCAACGCTTGATGCTGACAAATTGACTCTTGACGGCACTTCTTCTGTAAATAGTCAGGGTATAAAAATTGGGGGCTTGGGTGAGTCAACAAATGCTGTTGTTATGAGAATAGCTAATGACTTAAATATAATTTCTAACGGCATAAAGATAGAAAATGCTGATATTTTAGCAGGTAATAATGTTAATTTGATTACGGCTGACGGCGTTAATTTTTATGCTAAATCAAATAAAATTCCAAATATTACAAAATCTACAAATATTAATGCATTGGCTTTTAATGCCTTTAATAATAATAACAAAAATATCACTTCTTCAATTTTAGTAAAAGATTCTGCGATTGCAGTAAAAAACAATAATACAGGTAAAATTTACTTAGTTGCAAAAGGTAATAATTCAAATATTGCAGTAATTGATTCGGCTATAGATTCTAAAGTTGCTATGGAGGTCACCGGCGACGCTACTTTTGAAGTAATCGGCAATTTGGATTTAAGCGGAATCGACAAAGGTAAACATACCTCCAAAGTCGGTGGCAATTTGATTGCAAAAACAATTGATAAAACATTAAATTTGAAAAACAATACTACAACTTGGACAACGACAACTGATTTTAATAATGTTCAAACGGCAACATCATACTCCGGTAAGGGCTTAATAAACATAGCTAATGTTGTAGTCCAAGGTGATGTTACAGTCGATGGAGCCGGAGTAAGATTATATAATCTAGCAGCAAATAATGGTAAAGTAACCGTTAATTCTACAAAAGATACTGTTGCTACTGCCTCTCGCTCAACTGTGGAGAAAGATTATTCTATAACCACTCAGGACTCTTTGGTTAGCTCAAATACTACAAATACTGCCTCATCTTCAACAACTTCAAATGACTTTTTGCATAAATCTGATGCTATTACAAAAAATATGGTTAATGCAGGTGATATTCTGATTGATAATACTGATAGTGCTTTATCTAACGTTGATGCTGCTAATAAGGGCGAAAAATTCAATTCTCTTAAGGCAACTGCTGATAATAATATTACGATAACAAAATTAGCTGTAAATAATAAATCTGACTTGTCAGCTAAAAATAATATAAATATTAACTATTTGACTTCATCAGGTGAAGTTAAAACAAATTCTATACGTAAAACTTCAATTAAAAATTCAGACGCAGTTTCAATTCTTGCTTCCGCTGCTGAATTAAATGTTGAAAATGTAGATGTTGCTTCTAAGCTTCAATCCAAAACTTCAGGAAATACAACAATTAAAAACCTAAATAAAAATAAAAATTCTCAAAACAGTTCACTCAAAGCGGAAGCTTCAAACGGAAATATCCTCGTTGAAAACATAACAGTTGCTCACGATGTCGATTTAGATGCAAACAATATCACTTGGGGCGGTGCTTCTTCTATTATTGGTGGCACGGTAGATTTATTTGCTCACCAAACGATTGATATATCAAATCTAAACATTGCAGGAGATTTGAAAATGTCAGCTTTCAGCGGTGCGGATAAATACGGCAAAGGGGTCGATGTTAGCAATCTCGTTGCAAAAAATATAACACTAAATTCAAAAAGTGCAGTTGTGAATTTCTCAAATGTTACGGCAGACTCTTTAACAGCAAGTGCTGGTTGGCAGTTTACGTTGAAAAATTTTGATATAAAAAGTGCTGTTATTACTATGACTGCAAGCAAATCATATTCAGGATTTGACTCAAGAAGAAATGTCACAATCAGTGAATTAAAAAATAATAATGATATGTCACTCAAAGTCTATGACGCTCATAATATCACACTTTCGAATGTAAATATAAAAGACGGCAAGTTGAATGCTACAGGTGATATTACAACTGGTGGCTATCTGGTCAATACAACTGGAATTGCAGATGGTTCGATTTTTGCTAATCATAAAACGATAACAAATTCGACCCTTACTGCAGGAGAAATCCACGCTAATGCTGCAATAGTTGATAAATCGTATTTGACTGCTACAAAGCGAAATATATACATAGGTAAAGGCGGACAAAAAAGTGCTGTTGTTTCGAATTCAAGCTTGAATGCAAAAAATGATATTTCGGCTTCAGGTTCTTCTTTTGAAAATTCAAATTTAGTTGCAGGAAATGATTCCAAACTCCAAGATACAAACTTGAACAAGGTTTCGTCAAAGACTGCTAAAATCGCATTTATCGGTGGGGCTGATATAAGCAATGGTTCTTCTGTCAGTGCAAAATCTATCGCAGGGTTTGATGGAAATCGAGTTGATAAAGTTACCAATGGTATTAAACTTTCAAATTCATCTTTAGAAACGACAGAAAATGGTATTAATTTAACCAATGCACAATTCTCTGGTGCTAATATAATAACCTCCGCAGGCGATATTATTTTAGATGCTGCAAAAGCCTCTAATTTAAAATCTCTTGATTTGACAGCTAAATCTGATGTTGAGTTGAAAAATAAAACAGTTTTAAATAATGTAAAAGCTGCTGCTTCAAATATAATATTGTCAGACTCAAATGTCGGTGCTTCTGAATTAAATGCTAAAGACGGCAAAATATTAATTCTAAAAGATACCTTCTTCCACTCAGGTTCTGTAGCAAATGCCAAAGATATTCAAGCTGACCATTCTTATGTCAAAGGCTCAACTATTAATTCCACAAACTTTGTATCTCAAAATGATAATTATATAAAAGAAAATTCAATAGTAAATGCCAAAGAAAATTTAGAAATCAAGAATAACTCTCACATTGAAAATTCAACTTTAAACTCTGATAACAAAGTTGTAATAAAAAAATCTTCTATAAAAGGCAAAAATCAAATTAACGCCGGCACGGTTGACATCAATAATCTTGATAGTTGGTCTTTAGATACAGATATCGCAATTAAATCAACAAATGATACGATTATAGACAAAATTGCAACAGGGAATGTAAACATAGAATCAACAGACGGAAATATATTAATTAAAAATTCAACCGTAAGAAAAAATCTAAAAACTAAATCTAACGGAATTGCAATTGATGATTCTTCTATAAACGGCAGTGCAATCATAGACGCAGTTGGTGCGGTAGTTATCAATTCTTCTGTTCTATCCGATACAAATATTGCAACAACAGGTGATATTACAATAAAAGGCGTTAAAACAAACGGTGATTTAACAATTACAAAAGCTGATAATGTATTTATTTCAAATTCAGATAAACCTGCGAAAACAACAGATATAACAATTGCTGACCTAGCAACCGGTAAAACTCCTATCAATGATTACAATGATAAGAAGTTTACAACTTCCTCTTTTGAAACAATAGGTCTTCCTTTTGGAAATCAATACGGCGACGGAGCTCAAATTACACTGATTGGTGGGAATTTGAATATTTCAAATGCCAATTCTGTAAATGTTGTAAATACTACGGTTATTGGTGATTATATGGTTAAAAATATAACTGCTGACGCAAATTTGATTACCTCATACATCGGAGGCTCTTATGCTCCAGTCAGAGAAACCATCTCAGGCGACGCAAATGCATATCTTTCTTACATAGGCTCTTATTCTCCCTATTATGTGATACCTGAAGTTTTATCTTATTCACTTGATGATGTGAATAGATTAAAATTCGGTAGTGATATTGATACTATTTTTAGACGTCAATTCTCTCCAAGAGGTTTTGCGGCTGCTGATGATGAAATAAAATCAAGAATTTATCAAACAGTTTCTACTGCAAAACAAGGTGCTTCCAATTCAATCAAATTGACTAAGCCATTTATTGCAAATTAA
- a CDS encoding CerR family C-terminal domain-containing protein, producing MENNINKKEKIINAAIKLFAKNGYAGTSIRDIAKLANSSISMVSYHFGGKEGLYRSILKDLFDKQQNVINSFYDKSEFLKFSKKEKADFLLKITEKMVDFFYNVMNDELFAFLLREQRHIVSEYTPPVVVLLREIIAQIIDKPMLSREVVYASISIASQISASRFMSVFVAPYAQDGFEVEDINMIKQNVKNSVLAVVKSAGINL from the coding sequence ATGGAAAATAATATTAATAAAAAAGAAAAAATTATAAATGCTGCAATTAAACTCTTTGCCAAAAACGGCTATGCCGGTACCTCAATAAGAGATATCGCTAAACTTGCGAATTCAAGTATAAGTATGGTTTCCTATCATTTTGGAGGGAAAGAAGGGCTTTACCGCTCTATTTTGAAAGACCTTTTTGATAAACAACAAAATGTTATAAATTCTTTTTATGATAAAAGTGAATTTTTAAAGTTTTCAAAAAAAGAAAAAGCAGATTTTTTGTTAAAAATCACTGAAAAAATGGTGGATTTCTTTTACAATGTAATGAATGATGAACTCTTTGCTTTTCTGTTGCGGGAGCAAAGGCACATTGTTTCTGAATATACGCCTCCTGTAGTTGTCCTTTTAAGAGAAATTATAGCCCAAATTATAGATAAACCTATGTTGTCAAGGGAAGTGGTTTATGCTTCTATTTCGATAGCATCTCAAATTTCCGCTTCGAGATTTATGTCGGTCTTTGTTGCTCCATACGCTCAAGATGGATTTGAGGTTGAGGATATAAACATGATTAAGCAAAATGTTAAAAATAGTGTGCTTGCAGTTGTAAAATCAGCAGGTATAAATCTATGA
- a CDS encoding TolC family protein → MIKKILLIAIFFFGQIVLAAPDVNIGFFDRFGDTYLSGYINQAVENNNDLKIAAARVEQSRQQVKISFASELPSLSFGADYLGVHIPKFDNFTLNNNAFVMPFIVSYEPDFLLKNRDKTRSADKRYEADLELEKSVYISLLSDVANSYINILEYDYLIKNQKMVLALAEENLWRTQKTFMRGVVDANVLNQEKQNVEKEKNTLNQLQKQQNIILNNFCVLVGVSPNCSLDLKRGKLAQFEYENPVPSQISSDVIFSRPDVIAAEKELEKAKIDVRVARKEFLPSFNITGLWVFNTIAQGNFFSWQNSLAALFAGATMDIFKGGKKVAFLRLQKAKYEELFEKYRLTDLNATKEVNTALCVIKFDTKIDENTKNQLNLAKMNFKNIQKKYERGVISYPQLLKENIKMLNIEQNQVQTKATRLANYITLYKAVGGKL, encoded by the coding sequence ATGATTAAAAAAATATTATTGATAGCAATCTTTTTCTTTGGACAAATTGTACTTGCGGCTCCTGATGTAAATATCGGCTTTTTTGATAGATTCGGAGATACATATTTGTCAGGTTATATCAATCAAGCTGTAGAAAATAATAATGACTTGAAAATTGCAGCAGCAAGAGTCGAGCAGTCAAGGCAACAGGTTAAAATCTCATTTGCAAGTGAGCTTCCGTCTTTGAGCTTTGGGGCGGATTATTTAGGGGTTCATATCCCGAAATTTGATAATTTTACGTTAAACAACAACGCCTTTGTTATGCCTTTTATTGTCAGTTATGAACCTGATTTTTTGCTTAAAAATCGAGATAAAACAAGAAGTGCCGATAAAAGATATGAGGCTGATTTGGAACTTGAAAAATCTGTTTATATCTCTTTGCTTTCTGATGTTGCAAATAGTTATATAAATATTCTTGAGTATGATTATCTGATAAAAAATCAAAAAATGGTTTTAGCTCTAGCAGAAGAGAATTTATGGCGAACTCAAAAAACTTTTATGAGAGGCGTTGTAGATGCAAATGTATTAAATCAAGAAAAACAAAATGTTGAAAAAGAAAAAAACACTCTAAATCAACTGCAAAAACAACAAAATATTATCCTTAATAATTTTTGTGTGTTAGTCGGTGTTTCGCCTAATTGTTCTCTCGATTTGAAAAGAGGAAAATTGGCTCAGTTTGAGTATGAAAATCCTGTTCCTTCTCAAATTTCAAGTGATGTTATCTTTTCACGTCCTGATGTGATTGCTGCTGAAAAGGAACTGGAAAAAGCTAAAATTGACGTTCGGGTAGCGAGAAAAGAATTTTTGCCTTCTTTTAATATAACTGGTCTTTGGGTTTTTAATACAATTGCTCAAGGGAATTTCTTTTCTTGGCAAAATTCCTTAGCTGCTTTGTTTGCAGGTGCTACTATGGATATATTTAAAGGCGGAAAAAAGGTTGCTTTTTTGAGATTACAAAAAGCAAAATATGAAGAACTTTTTGAAAAATACCGATTGACAGATTTGAATGCCACAAAAGAAGTTAATACAGCTCTTTGCGTTATTAAATTTGATACAAAGATTGATGAAAATACTAAAAATCAATTAAATTTAGCAAAAATGAATTTTAAAAATATTCAAAAAAAATATGAGCGAGGTGTTATTTCATACCCTCAATTATTAAAAGAAAATATCAAGATGTTAAATATCGAGCAAAATCAAGTACAGACAAAAGCTACTCGTTTAGCTAACTATATAACCTTATATAAAGCCGTCGGAGGAAAATTATGA
- a CDS encoding efflux RND transporter periplasmic adaptor subunit: MKKKIAFIILLIFVICGIYYYYNRPTNLNELTLFGNVEIRQVDLSFQVGGKISQMYVEEGDSIKKGDLIASLDDKDYAANFKKAVAEVEKAAAASKNAQDIYDRKNPLCDDNTISQEECDAITNNKAESEASYSAAIANKIYVKNQWDYTKIFAPENGIITVRVQEPGATVQKGQPVCTLSKSKPIWIRAYVSEKDLGNIKYDMKAKVLTDAIDPKTGKKREYVGRIGYISPVAEFTPKTVQTEDLRTDLVYRIRVYVDDFDAFLRQGMPTTIKIDLKE, from the coding sequence ATGAAGAAAAAAATAGCGTTTATAATATTATTGATTTTTGTAATTTGCGGGATTTATTATTACTATAACCGTCCAACAAATTTAAATGAATTAACTCTGTTCGGGAATGTAGAAATAAGGCAGGTCGATTTGAGTTTTCAAGTCGGTGGCAAAATATCTCAAATGTATGTTGAAGAAGGCGACTCCATCAAAAAAGGTGATTTGATAGCCTCCTTAGATGACAAAGATTATGCTGCTAATTTTAAAAAGGCTGTAGCAGAAGTTGAAAAGGCAGCTGCTGCAAGTAAAAATGCACAAGATATTTATGATAGAAAAAATCCCCTCTGTGATGACAACACAATTTCGCAAGAAGAATGTGACGCTATAACCAATAATAAAGCAGAATCAGAAGCTTCTTATTCTGCTGCCATAGCCAATAAAATTTATGTCAAAAATCAATGGGATTATACGAAAATTTTTGCACCTGAAAACGGAATTATAACAGTCAGAGTTCAAGAGCCGGGGGCTACTGTTCAAAAAGGACAACCAGTTTGCACTTTATCAAAAAGCAAGCCGATTTGGATTAGAGCTTATGTGTCTGAAAAAGATTTAGGAAATATTAAATACGATATGAAAGCAAAGGTTTTGACAGATGCTATTGACCCTAAAACAGGCAAAAAACGTGAATATGTAGGTCGAATAGGTTACATTTCTCCTGTTGCTGAATTTACCCCAAAAACAGTTCAGACAGAAGATTTAAGAACGGATTTGGTCTATAGAATAAGAGTTTATGTCGATGACTTTGATGCGTTTTTGCGTCAAGGAATGCCTACAACTATAAAAATAGATTTGAAGGAGTAA
- a CDS encoding ATP-binding cassette domain-containing protein, whose product MSLAVEVKNLSKSFGQVKAIDDLSLNVKKGQITGLIGADGSGKTTLLRLIIGFLLPDNGSIVSLGLSPEKQKALLNKKIGYMPQKFGLYEDLTVIENLKLYADLKNIPYDFEKLLKFTDLERFQDRLAGKLSGGMKQKLGLACALLGEPEFLVLDEPSVGVDPISRRELMQLVRDSITPETTVLWSTAYLDEAQSFDEAVILDKGKVIYDGKPADLATEPKEFEAKVIELMGGYDESESLIAKHFECNDCSVECPVQALDLCKKYGDFYAVKNNTFHIKKGEIFGLLGPNGAGKSTSFKMMCGLTKPTAGTAKINNIDILENPSKARSKLGYMAQKFSLYGDMTLRENLLFFAGIYGIGLLNRAERVNEIIKIFGFQNMQNQQAKDLPLGLKQRLSLACALIHEPPILFLDEPTSGVDVVARKEFWKHIKGLAAKGVTILVTTHFMDEAEYCDRISLFYRGETIAIGTPAELKRKANANTMQDAFINLIEEHDAL is encoded by the coding sequence TTGTCTTTAGCAGTTGAGGTCAAAAATTTATCAAAATCTTTTGGTCAGGTCAAAGCTATCGATGATTTGTCTTTAAATGTCAAAAAAGGGCAAATAACAGGTCTGATTGGAGCTGACGGTTCTGGAAAGACAACATTATTGCGGTTGATAATCGGTTTTTTGCTTCCAGACAATGGCTCTATTGTGTCATTGGGGCTTTCTCCTGAAAAACAAAAAGCTTTGTTGAATAAAAAAATAGGTTATATGCCACAAAAATTCGGGCTATATGAGGATTTGACGGTAATAGAAAATCTTAAATTATATGCTGATTTGAAAAATATTCCTTATGATTTTGAAAAACTTTTAAAATTTACTGATTTAGAACGTTTTCAAGACAGGCTTGCCGGTAAACTCTCAGGTGGTATGAAGCAGAAATTGGGGCTTGCGTGTGCTTTGCTGGGTGAACCTGAGTTCTTGGTTTTAGATGAGCCATCTGTCGGCGTTGACCCGATTTCAAGACGTGAACTTATGCAACTTGTCAGAGATTCGATAACTCCTGAAACAACAGTGCTTTGGTCAACTGCTTATTTAGATGAGGCTCAAAGTTTTGACGAGGCGGTTATTTTGGATAAAGGCAAGGTTATTTATGATGGGAAACCTGCTGATTTAGCAACAGAGCCAAAAGAGTTTGAGGCTAAAGTTATTGAGCTTATGGGCGGGTATGATGAGTCAGAATCTTTGATAGCAAAACATTTTGAATGTAATGACTGTTCTGTCGAGTGTCCTGTTCAGGCTCTTGATTTATGCAAAAAATACGGTGATTTTTATGCTGTTAAAAATAACACTTTTCATATAAAAAAAGGTGAGATATTTGGACTTTTAGGTCCAAATGGTGCAGGGAAATCTACTTCTTTTAAAATGATGTGTGGTTTGACTAAACCGACTGCGGGAACTGCCAAAATCAATAATATTGATATATTGGAAAATCCTTCAAAGGCTCGTTCAAAACTTGGTTATATGGCCCAAAAGTTTTCTTTGTACGGAGATATGACGTTGAGAGAAAATCTACTCTTTTTTGCAGGAATATATGGAATTGGTCTGCTAAATCGGGCAGAAAGAGTAAATGAAATTATTAAAATTTTTGGCTTTCAAAATATGCAAAATCAGCAGGCAAAGGATTTGCCTTTGGGGCTTAAACAGCGTCTTTCACTGGCGTGTGCACTTATTCATGAGCCACCTATTCTTTTTTTAGATGAACCCACATCAGGAGTTGATGTAGTTGCAAGAAAAGAGTTTTGGAAGCATATAAAAGGTTTGGCGGCTAAAGGCGTTACGATACTTGTCACGACTCACTTTATGGACGAGGCTGAATATTGCGACAGGATTAGTCTTTTTTATAGAGGGGAAACGATTGCTATAGGAACACCGGCAGAGCTTAAAAGAAAGGCTAACGCTAATACTATGCAAGATGCTTTTATCAATTTGATTGAGGAGCATGATGCTTTATGA
- a CDS encoding ABC transporter permease: MKILFALIKKEFLQIIRDPSSIVISFVLPFILLIIYMYGINLDTTKVSIGIKNDDMNPEISTLIKSFSRSKFVKSDVYYNPAEMYDDIVRSKLNGAVLIPNDFSSKLAKGQAADFMVITDGSTVNTANYVQSYPLQIVNDWLAQSEYARFVKPPAVSSNIRFWYNQDINSHYFILPGSLAITMTLIGLLLTALVVAREWERGTMEALLSTQVRKIDIVLGKYIPYFTLGMLSMIFNTFVCIYVFHIPFRGSLFVLFAVSGLFLFTSLGIGLLISTSLKNQFVASQVAIAIGFLPALLMSGLMFPINSMPIAFQYFTMILPPRYFVTFIESEFMAGTVWSIVIANSLFLLVLGSILFAAVYEKTGMRLEEDA; this comes from the coding sequence ATGAAAATTTTGTTTGCCTTAATTAAAAAAGAGTTTTTGCAAATTATAAGAGATCCCAGCAGTATTGTTATATCGTTCGTGCTTCCTTTTATTTTGCTTATTATTTACATGTACGGCATAAACCTTGATACAACAAAAGTAAGCATCGGAATTAAAAATGATGATATGAACCCCGAGATTTCTACGTTGATAAAGTCTTTTAGTCGGAGCAAGTTTGTTAAATCTGATGTATATTACAATCCTGCTGAAATGTATGATGATATTGTTCGCTCAAAGTTAAACGGTGCTGTTTTGATACCTAATGATTTTTCTTCCAAACTTGCAAAGGGACAAGCGGCAGATTTTATGGTGATTACAGATGGAAGCACTGTAAATACAGCCAATTATGTCCAATCTTATCCATTGCAAATTGTAAATGATTGGTTGGCACAAAGCGAGTATGCCAGATTTGTCAAGCCACCTGCGGTTAGCTCTAATATAAGATTTTGGTATAACCAAGATATCAACAGCCATTATTTTATTTTGCCGGGTTCGCTTGCTATTACGATGACATTGATAGGACTTCTTTTGACCGCTCTTGTCGTTGCGAGAGAATGGGAAAGAGGTACAATGGAGGCTCTTTTAAGCACTCAAGTCAGAAAAATTGATATTGTGTTGGGTAAATATATTCCTTATTTTACTTTAGGAATGCTTTCTATGATTTTTAATACGTTTGTTTGTATTTACGTTTTTCACATTCCGTTTAGAGGTAGTTTATTTGTCCTATTTGCAGTAAGCGGGCTGTTTCTCTTTACTTCACTCGGTATAGGACTTTTGATTTCTACTTCTTTAAAAAATCAATTTGTAGCAAGCCAAGTCGCAATAGCTATAGGCTTTTTACCGGCTTTGTTAATGTCAGGGTTGATGTTTCCGATAAATTCAATGCCTATCGCTTTTCAATATTTTACGATGATTTTACCACCTCGGTATTTTGTAACTTTTATTGAAAGCGAGTTTATGGCTGGTACCGTTTGGAGTATTGTAATAGCTAATTCCTTATTTCTATTGGTATTAGGCTCGATTTTATTTGCTGCTGTTTATGAAAAAACAGGAATGAGGCTTGAAGAAGATGCTTAG
- a CDS encoding ABC transporter permease: MLRRIFALIKKEFIAIWKDPKSRGVVIILPVMQLFVFANAITMEVKNIDMSVLDRDNSVESRELISNFSASPRFRKVVNVQNEAELKHNIEVQKSQLALEIQNDFSEAIKSKRPTTVQVIADGRQTNSASIASSYASQIIADYSGTLSDKGASINYIVRNWYNANLNYQWYVLQVLVTMLALVITLLLTALSIAREREMGTFDQLIVSPLSSFEILAGKTIPPLCIAMILTCTMSVIAVLVFGVPFRGSVLLFLFSTIVALLSIVGIGLFISSICKTQQQAILGVLTFQMPAVLLSGFISPIEDMPPFFQYLTLLNPIRFFMNTTRGIFFRNMGFYDVFLNLIPLIFIAVLTLSLAGWTFKRKLD, encoded by the coding sequence ATGCTTAGGCGAATTTTTGCATTAATAAAAAAAGAATTTATTGCTATTTGGAAAGACCCGAAAAGTCGAGGGGTGGTCATAATTTTGCCTGTTATGCAGCTTTTTGTTTTTGCAAATGCAATAACGATGGAAGTTAAAAATATTGATATGTCTGTCTTAGATAGAGATAATTCTGTCGAATCGAGAGAGCTGATTTCTAATTTTTCTGCTTCTCCAAGGTTTAGAAAAGTTGTCAATGTTCAAAATGAGGCGGAATTGAAGCATAATATAGAAGTTCAAAAATCACAGTTAGCACTTGAAATACAAAATGATTTTTCAGAAGCGATAAAGTCAAAGCGTCCAACTACAGTTCAAGTTATTGCAGATGGTAGACAAACGAACTCAGCTTCTATTGCAAGCTCTTATGCTTCTCAAATTATTGCTGACTATTCGGGGACTTTGAGTGATAAAGGTGCTTCGATAAATTACATAGTCAGAAACTGGTATAACGCTAATTTGAATTATCAATGGTACGTTTTGCAGGTGCTTGTGACCATGCTTGCACTTGTAATAACATTGTTGCTGACGGCGTTGTCAATCGCAAGGGAAAGAGAAATGGGCACTTTCGACCAGCTTATAGTAAGCCCGTTATCTTCATTTGAAATATTGGCAGGTAAAACGATTCCCCCCTTGTGTATCGCAATGATTTTGACTTGCACAATGTCAGTAATTGCTGTTTTGGTATTTGGTGTTCCTTTTAGGGGGTCAGTTTTGTTGTTTTTGTTCTCCACAATAGTTGCCTTGCTCTCCATTGTTGGTATCGGGCTATTTATTTCTTCTATTTGCAAAACTCAACAACAAGCTATTTTGGGTGTTTTGACTTTTCAAATGCCTGCTGTCCTCTTATCCGGTTTTATTTCTCCGATTGAAGATATGCCGCCATTTTTCCAATATTTGACCTTGCTTAATCCAATAAGATTTTTTATGAATACAACAAGAGGCATTTTCTTTAGAAATATGGGGTTTTATGATGTGTTCTTAAACTTGATTCCTTTAATATTCATAGCGGTTTTGACGTTATCCTTAGCCGGTTGGACGTTTAAACGAAAATTAGATTAA